CGTGTTTTACTTGGtgcaatatattttgtatttcgaTGTTTTTTAAGGGCAACTGGCTCTTTGagttatagtaattgttttgctttagtTGCTCCTGACCATTGTGCTCTGTTTCTATTCTGTTCTGTTTCTGTGTattggtcgaataaataaatgaaatgatgaaaatgatattttcacatgtccaatcaaatgacgtcacgaatagtaagagcaataatattgtgacaatacaatgattttattgtttttatttatcatgacgtcatttgattggaattttaaaaatattgatatacaGCATACATTATTATCTtgtagttctagaacgaaaacctttctaatttcttttattttatgtaaaaaaatgcatgtatatttatcgtcgatcgttatcgatGGGCCTTTAAATTATATCGCAGTGTTTGTAACTTAAAGATTTACTTATTCATATACCGCCATCAAGTGGCCATAAttccttattattttttttaaatattatttcttatattctATAATAATTCTAATTACTTTTTTGAAACATaggaaaacataaaaatattattacatttgttTAAGTGACTGAGTAACAACAAAAAAGCATCAGTAGCGGCTCATAGTTTACCCAGTAGTTTCATTCTTTCCTGTTTTTACCCAAGAAAACAATAGACAATAGACACGGATGAATTCGTTCATTGTGTTGCTATCGTCACGATCAAAGGTATTCGATTCTGGAATTACAACGGCGAGCAATTCAActtataacttgaattttaccaGTTTCTGAGAATTAAGCTTTGGAATTGttaatatcattaataatcAATTCCAGGTTGCTGCTCTCTGGAAGTAaactttgttattcttgagGCTCTGTTAGGTATATGGTGTCGGTGTTATCCGGATGGTGTTTAGTAGACAACCAGTGGGACATATAGGTAGTATTTATTCATAGTTGgtatttcttttgtttgttcGTTTGTTTGGTCCGCTTGAGTAAACTTGAATATTTTTAGTGGATTGTAGAGGGTTTCCTTGAAGATGGAAATTATCTGTTTTGTTTGACTGTATGCTTTTTATTTGATTGTAGAGCACCACAAACAGTTTGAAAATAAACCAGAATAGAGAAAAACAATCGACATCTGAATCTTAGATGAAACGAACACATATATAAACTATAAGCGCTACGCAGTACTGTACTTAACGCTACATACGGCAATTAGTAATAGCGTTGCTTATAAAGCACGCTGAACAGTTCCAACATACTTGATCAcctttatgcaaattagctacTTCACAAAAGTACCTTATAAATGAATATGGTGGCTCATTCAAATCACGTCGAATAGATTTAAAAGAAGAAAGATAAAGCGCGCACGTACACAGAAATACGTTATCGTTTGTATAATCACGTGTTTGGTCTTTGCATATTGTCTTACTACAACACAATTTACTTCTTGGAGAAAGGACAAGAATAGTACATCAAAATTAACACTGTTCAGGTAAGTCGCAATTGgcctacacatttttaaataccacCCGATTTTGTAGCTGTCAACAGATTGATTCTAACTGACAATTGCAAGTCAACTAGAAACGAGTATAGCTGTATCAAACTGTATTAcatctaaatataaattatggttaattctgacataggcgagcacaatgcaaaaacttcggtacaaatcacCGCCTATGTATACCTATAGGTATACATAGGCGGTGATTTGGtataccttatctatctcagatgtacggcgaaacgtagatttgataacattagttttcacatcgacgctattgttcaatatttatatcttaggaagatattaaaGGGTTTTATAAGAAATGTTCTGATTTCAATCGGTAAATTATAACTCTACGTGCGGTAAGTAATTTTCGGGTTCACGGTAAGGTAAGATGTGTCAATCACCTAGCAAGTTCCCTGCATGGTTGGttcaaccagggagttgtaacctgtttcaactaagttggccgtttgtttttttttttattttcggaccgcgcgtgtgaaggtataatactgtagtacataaagatcaaattaaatccTAAACATAGGAGTAAATTGTgggaaataattacataaaattacATCGAGAGAATTGATGATAAGAGCTTTTGTTTGAAATCGAATGAAACCCCGATAGCTGCCAGGACTTTATGTATATATACTATGCGCTATCTGAGTCTTGTCAGGACCCTGGgatacttctgcccatgttgcaagccgtctaaaacgtcttccttcTTAGGCCTAAACGCTTTTGTTGGTTGGGTAGTATTTGAACACTTGTctataaaaaatacttttaggtttatatttgtttaatatttaaaaaagcgTGTACTTGCATTTTAATAGTTCAATACATTTCTTTTTAACTATAGTCTATCAAGTTTATTGACTATGTATTTGTTATTACATTCATAAACTCTGATCAGAACCAGTTTAAACAACTGATTTGGTATTTGTACACTTTTTGAAATAAgatattatgttaattaatactTTCTAATTGTGTGTTTCATTTCAGAAAAAATATTTCTTCGAGAGAAACGCCTATTTATAAGATGAATACTAACGGTGACAACATAACACATGAGTGCAATGTAGTAAAGCACattgtatttgtaaaaacacacaaaacagcaaGCACTACCATAGCTTCAATCTTTCAGCGGTTTGGTTATTCAAGAAATTTAACATTTGCCATCCCTCAGAAGGGACATACTTTTTCTATCTTAGACTTATTCAAGCGTGAAATGGTATTTTCAGTTTCATCAGGAAATAAAATGCGTAAGCAACCATTAGATAGTTACCATCTCCTTACCAACCATGCAAGGTACAACCGTAAGGAAATGGATGTGGTTATACATGCTGCAATGTATGTCACAATCATTCGTGAACCAGTAGCAAACTTTGAATCGACTTTTGGATATTTTGATGCAGAAAAGCTGTTAAAAGTACCGCAAAATATAAATTctttagaaatattttttttaaatccaaatAAGTTTGTAGCGCGAACATTCTTTGGTTGGCAAAGAGCTAGAAACGGCCAGTTGTTTGACCTTGGGTTAAGTCACGAAGACTATGACGATCAGGTCAAAGTTCAGAACAAAATCAAACATCTAGACTCGGAATTTGATTTAGTTCTTATCACAGAATACTTTGATGAATCTTTGATATTATTGAAGAAGTTGATGTGTTGGAGTTTCGAAGATATTCTCTACGTTTCTAAAGGAATACGAAGTGCTAGTCATCGATACGCCCTCAACGATGAACTTCAAGCAAAAATACGCGAATGGAACCATGCTGACGTCATGTTGTATAACCACTTTAATAAGACGTTTTGGAGAAAAATTAAAGAATATGGAGACAGTTTTCAAAAAGATCTTTCTGAATTCAGGAACAAACAGCGAACAGTGTTGAGTCATTGTGTTGATGACCGGAATGTCGATGATTCGGATAGACGAGAGAACAAGTTCATTCTGAAATCAGACGCAATTGTTCGCGTTTTTTGTAAAGCACTGCTAAGAGGTTATGTTGAATACACTCGATTTATTCGAAATACCATGGTTAATAGAGATATGGGTAGCTTGTAAAGAATGTGATCAGCAGACAGTAGGTCACAATACCTGGATAGTCGATGACTGATGACTCTCAGTTAGATTGACAAAGAAAAAGTGACATTACACTCTATATCCCTCACTATACTTGAAACATGCAAGCCACCATTGTCAacattattgtataaataaGCAGACTACAGAGTAATAAAAGTCTTTTATTTATCTGAAACTTGATACATGTCGTGTTTGTGATAATTTGGATAGCAtaccagtaggcctatgctttgATTATACAGGAATTATACAACTAAAATTAAGTAGGCCATTTGTTTGAGTTTGAGAATGAAACTAGATCTTGAAATctaagttttctagatctagaaaactcggatatatctgagatctgagttttctaaa
This DNA window, taken from Antedon mediterranea chromosome 9, ecAntMedi1.1, whole genome shotgun sequence, encodes the following:
- the LOC140059265 gene encoding galactosylceramide sulfotransferase-like; this encodes MNTNGDNITHECNVVKHIVFVKTHKTASTTIASIFQRFGYSRNLTFAIPQKGHTFSILDLFKREMVFSVSSGNKMRKQPLDSYHLLTNHARYNRKEMDVVIHAAMYVTIIREPVANFESTFGYFDAEKLLKVPQNINSLEIFFLNPNKFVARTFFGWQRARNGQLFDLGLSHEDYDDQVKVQNKIKHLDSEFDLVLITEYFDESLILLKKLMCWSFEDILYVSKGIRSASHRYALNDELQAKIREWNHADVMLYNHFNKTFWRKIKEYGDSFQKDLSEFRNKQRTVLSHCVDDRNVDDSDRRENKFILKSDAIVRVFCKALLRGYVEYTRFIRNTMVNRDMGSL